Proteins from a single region of Nitrospirota bacterium:
- a CDS encoding MotA/TolQ/ExbB proton channel family protein: MKAMNYLSFTVILGVLAAVVFSVFKGMGLNVFLNADALVIVFGGTIVGMFLAFPVDRVKNTIKDIAASFKGNHDRDLLVQEIVECASANRTMGIRELEEMTSDIKDDFLRFGLTLVVNNHSEKAIYEIMEREMTDKMINLNFSQNVLKTIARLTPSLGLTGTVISLIKLFRNFDSIDALAPLMAVALMSTFYGVVVSNLIALPLSAKLKDYAMTSESLMNVTLEGVVAISSLEHPSKVEERLSRYDDIDEIGYSKNNYGKTLAFGNTSR; encoded by the coding sequence ATGAAAGCAATGAACTATCTGTCATTTACGGTAATATTAGGTGTACTTGCAGCAGTGGTGTTTTCAGTGTTTAAGGGGATGGGGCTTAACGTATTTCTGAATGCCGATGCACTTGTCATCGTATTTGGCGGCACAATCGTGGGAATGTTTCTGGCATTTCCAGTAGACAGAGTGAAAAATACAATTAAGGATATAGCAGCCTCGTTTAAGGGTAACCATGACAGGGATTTGCTTGTACAAGAAATTGTAGAGTGTGCGTCGGCTAACCGAACCATGGGAATACGGGAACTTGAGGAAATGACCTCAGATATTAAGGACGATTTCCTGCGCTTTGGCCTTACACTTGTAGTCAATAACCACAGTGAAAAGGCAATTTATGAAATCATGGAGCGGGAAATGACTGACAAAATGATTAATCTTAATTTTAGTCAGAATGTCCTTAAAACCATAGCACGGCTCACACCGTCCCTGGGCCTGACCGGTACGGTTATTAGTCTCATAAAGTTATTCAGGAATTTTGACTCCATAGATGCTCTTGCCCCTCTGATGGCAGTCGCTCTGATGTCAACTTTTTACGGCGTTGTCGTATCTAACCTGATAGCGCTGCCGCTTAGCGCTAAGCTAAAAGATTACGCTATGACCTCAGAGAGTCTTATGAATGTTACGCTGGAGGGTGTAGTAGCAATATCCTCACTTGAACATCCCTCTAAGGTAGAAGAGCGGTTAAGTAGGTATGATGATATTGACGAGATTGGTTACTCCAAAAACAACTACGGCAAAACCCTTGCATTTGGAAACACTTCAAGGTAG